The nucleotide window TGCGGCAGGGCGTCGTTGCCGCAGCGCTGTTTGATGATCCGCTCCCAACTCTTTTCCGGATCGTAAGCGGCGGGCTCGGCGGCGTAGTCGAAACAGGTTGCCAGCGGGATAAAGCTCAACGATTCCTGCAGCAGCGGGTTGTTGAGGTAGCCGTAGACCAGCTCCGGGAGGCGCGGATCGCGGCCGTTGAGCGGATCGACGTGCATCTCCGCGGACATGGAAATGTCGTTCACCGGATAATTGTCCCAAAGGATCAGCGCATGATTGATGCGGTGCAAAGCCCGGCGCGTGTCCGCCAGCGTAATTTTCTTGCACACGACTTTCGGTCCAGTCCAAAAACAGGCGACGGATGGCGGAAGGCGCTCGGCCATATTCTCCAGGAAGTTCGGTTCGAATTCTCCGAATACCCGCGCCAGCATCGGATCGTCCGTATAGTAGGAAGGGCAGATCCACCACTCCACGTCGCTCCACCGCGCAGGCTGGCGCGCGAGGATTTTCGCCAGCCACTCTCCTTCGGCGCGCGCCAGGCTGCTGCCGAAGTATCTTCGGTCTTTCTCGTGTTCGAGATGCGAGGGAATATCGTCGAAGAGGATGGCGAACGTGCGTACGCCGGCGTCATAGAAGCGCTCGGCCTTAGCGAGCAGAATGCGAACCGGCGCATCGTCGCCGAACCGCAGGCCCTTTCCCGGATGAAAGCCATAGACGAAATCGATTTTGTGTTTCTGCGCGGCGCGGACGAGTCGCAGCATCTCCTGCCATTGTTTCAGCGGATACGGTCGATGCCACTTCTCGCGGTGGTAGGGATCGTCTTTCGGCGCGTAGAGATAGGTGTTCATCCCGCGCGCGGCGCCGAATTTAAACATCGCCGCGCGGTGCTTCATGCTCCACGGCGGTCCGAAGAATCCTTCGACGATGCCGCGGCGCTGAAAGGTCATCGGAAGAGTCATGCGCCAAGAATTTGTCACACCGGAAGCGGCACGGCAAGTACTCTTCCTTCTTACGGTTGCAGCTAGAGACGATCCTGTATAAGATCACGTCGTTTGACCAGCCTGCGGCATGAAATCCTCACCGGCTACAAGAGCGCAAAATTGTTTCTTTTGCGTTATTTGTTTGGCGGCGCTGCTTACCGCCGAGGCCTCGGCTGGCGAGACGGGCGATATGGTATCGATTCCGGCGGGGCAATTCATCATGGGCAACAATGACGGACCTTCAGATGAGCGGCCCGCGCATCGTGTCGAGGTGGCGGCGTTTTCCATCGACCGGCTGCCCGTCACGAACGCCAAGTTTGCCGAATTTCTCGACGCTGCCGGGCCGGTTAATTCCGTGGGGGAGGAACTGTTCGACGCCGACGATTCGGACGCGCGCGTCCATCGGCGCGAAGGAAAATGGGCCGCGGACAAAGGTTACGAGAACCACCCCGTCGTTGAGGTCTCGTGGGCGGGCGCGCGCGATTACTGCGCTTGGGCGAAGAAGCGGCTGCCGACGGAGGCCGAGTGGGAAAAGGCCGCGCGCGGGACCGACGGCCGAAAATTTCCCTGGGGCCACGAGGCGCCGGACGGTTCGCGCGCTCGGTTCAATGCCGGGTACAACAACACCGCGCCGGTGGACGGCTTTTCCAAAGGCGCAAGTCCGTACGGGGTCGTCGACATGTCGGGCAACGCGTGGGAATGGGTCAGTAGCGCTTATCTTCCCTATCCTTATAACTCTTCCGATGGCCGCGAAAACTCGACGCCCGGCCCGGAGCGGGGCACGAGAGGCGGAGGTCACGATTCTACTGCGGCTGAACTGACCACGACCTTTCGCGGCAAAGGCCTCTCGCGCAACTTCCGCTCGGGCCACCATAACATCGGCTTTCGCTGCGCGCGGTAGGATACAGAGGCCGGCGTTGCTTCCGATTTTTCGCTAAAACGGGTAGGACGTACTCATGGAAGCGAGTCTGTTTCTCAAAGGTTTCGCCATCGGTCTGATGGTCGCCGTGCCCGTCGGGCCCATCGGCCTGCTCTGCGTCAATCGGACTTTGTCGAAAGGACCGACCTACGGGCTTTTTTCCGGGCTCGGAATTGCCACCGCCGATGCACTTTCGGCCGGCGTCGTGGCGCTTGGACTCACGCTGGTCTCCGGCTTCCTGATCGATCAACAGGTGTGGCTCCGGCTGATCGGCGGAACTTTTCTTTGCTACATTGGAATCAAAATATTCTTTTCTCACCCCACCGAGGTGTCGGCCGCAAATAATAAGGAGAGCAGTTTGTTTCGTGGCTACGCTTCGACCTTCTTCCTGACTTTAACCAATCCTCTGACGC belongs to Candidatus Binatia bacterium and includes:
- a CDS encoding LysE family transporter; its protein translation is MEASLFLKGFAIGLMVAVPVGPIGLLCVNRTLSKGPTYGLFSGLGIATADALSAGVVALGLTLVSGFLIDQQVWLRLIGGTFLCYIGIKIFFSHPTEVSAANNKESSLFRGYASTFFLTLTNPLTLLSFVAIYAGWGLEDLTGHYLASALLTAGVFCGSAIWWVALSSGMPVVRMMFSHWGLRWVQRVSGAIIAGFGFVVLFSLFQRLRG
- a CDS encoding SUMF1/EgtB/PvdO family nonheme iron enzyme, whose amino-acid sequence is MVSIPAGQFIMGNNDGPSDERPAHRVEVAAFSIDRLPVTNAKFAEFLDAAGPVNSVGEELFDADDSDARVHRREGKWAADKGYENHPVVEVSWAGARDYCAWAKKRLPTEAEWEKAARGTDGRKFPWGHEAPDGSRARFNAGYNNTAPVDGFSKGASPYGVVDMSGNAWEWVSSAYLPYPYNSSDGRENSTPGPERGTRGGGHDSTAAELTTTFRGKGLSRNFRSGHHNIGFRCAR
- a CDS encoding beta-N-acetylglucosaminidase domain-containing protein; the encoded protein is MTFQRRGIVEGFFGPPWSMKHRAAMFKFGAARGMNTYLYAPKDDPYHREKWHRPYPLKQWQEMLRLVRAAQKHKIDFVYGFHPGKGLRFGDDAPVRILLAKAERFYDAGVRTFAILFDDIPSHLEHEKDRRYFGSSLARAEGEWLAKILARQPARWSDVEWWICPSYYTDDPMLARVFGEFEPNFLENMAERLPPSVACFWTGPKVVCKKITLADTRRALHRINHALILWDNYPVNDISMSAEMHVDPLNGRDPRLPELVYGYLNNPLLQESLSFIPLATCFDYAAEPAAYDPEKSWERIIKQRCGNDALPHWRALRRFFGRLNGQKDKTQPLPLEAKEISTLSAAHRYMMKHSRESWAKELRPWTHLLQKSLT